From Paenibacillus sp. GP183, one genomic window encodes:
- a CDS encoding cold-shock protein — protein sequence METGTVKWFNSEKGFGFIQRENGDDVFVHFSAIQGDGYKSLDEGQRVEFNVVKGQRGPQAENVVKL from the coding sequence ATGGAAACAGGTACTGTCAAATGGTTTAATTCGGAAAAAGGGTTTGGCTTCATTCAAAGGGAAAACGGTGATGATGTATTCGTTCATTTTTCTGCCATTCAAGGCGATGGATACAAATCTTTGGACGAAGGGCAACGTGTTGAATTCAATGTTGTTAAAGGCCAACGTGGACCTCAAGCGGAGAATGTTGTAAAACTATAG
- a CDS encoding N-acetyltransferase, with amino-acid sequence MDGEKNHEVIVLAPVAVLPSHQKKGIGSILIQEGLNRCTELGCDFVFLIGHPTYYPKFGFKPARKYGFELKQFNVSDEVFMVYELTQGKTNSLQGELMYPESFFV; translated from the coding sequence ATTGACGGAGAAAAAAATCATGAAGTTATCGTACTTGCTCCTGTTGCAGTATTACCAAGTCATCAGAAGAAAGGAATAGGTAGTATATTAATTCAAGAGGGGTTAAATAGATGCACAGAATTAGGTTGTGATTTTGTTTTTTTGATAGGACATCCAACTTATTATCCCAAGTTCGGATTTAAACCAGCGAGAAAATATGGATTCGAACTAAAACAGTTTAATGTATCTGACGAAGTCTTTATGGTGTATGAATTAACCCAAGGAAAAACAAACAGCTTACAAGGTGAGTTAATGTATCCGGAGTCATTCTTCGTATAA
- the sulP gene encoding sulfate permease, whose translation MKWTGRFEGYHIGSLRKDLVSGLIVGIIAIPLGMAFAIASGVKPEYGIYTTIIAGILISLLGGSRFQIGGPTGAFIPILFAIVMQYGYENLLIAGFLAGIILVLMGVFKLGVLIKFIPRPVTIGFTAGIAVIIFSGQIANLLGLTNIDKHEDFLSNMKEIITHLETTSIYSVITGVICFAVILLTQRYLLKVPGSLVGLIVSTVVAALFFKGHVATIGSSFGAIPNSLPDFHIPEITWERIGTLIRPAFIIAMLGGIESLLSAVVADGMTGKRHNSNRELIGQGIANIITPLFGGIPATGAIARTATNIKNGAVSPLSGIIHGVVVFLVLILFAPYASEIPLASMAPILMFVAWNMSERKEFTHVLKTKTSDSIVLAITFLLTVFTNLTTAVEVGLILAVLMFVKQMSGILTVAKVLPDPASEKVKAHMVTEGHDCPQLNIYTIEGPLFFGAANMFEKSIMDTIHLRPKILLLRLGKVPIMDTTGEFNLSSLVKHFKKLGGIVLISGILPQPLEVLKKTGHYELIGAEHFFAHTGEAIDYSLLQLDYNKCLGCKHFAFRECSALSNAKSQQGVVPYRVDPKKQR comes from the coding sequence ATGAAATGGACAGGACGGTTTGAAGGCTATCACATAGGTTCTTTACGTAAAGATCTTGTTTCAGGACTTATTGTCGGTATTATAGCCATTCCGTTAGGAATGGCGTTTGCTATTGCTTCTGGTGTTAAACCGGAATACGGTATTTACACGACCATCATTGCCGGGATTTTAATCTCCTTGCTTGGTGGTTCAAGATTTCAAATCGGTGGTCCAACGGGTGCGTTCATTCCAATCCTTTTTGCGATTGTCATGCAGTACGGGTATGAAAATTTATTGATTGCTGGATTTTTGGCGGGTATTATTTTGGTTCTCATGGGGGTGTTTAAACTAGGTGTCTTAATTAAGTTTATCCCGCGTCCTGTGACAATCGGATTTACGGCAGGAATCGCAGTCATTATTTTCAGCGGTCAAATTGCTAACCTCTTGGGTCTAACAAATATTGATAAACATGAAGACTTCTTATCCAACATGAAAGAGATCATTACTCACTTGGAAACAACTAGTATCTACAGTGTGATCACTGGAGTGATTTGTTTTGCAGTTATCTTACTTACACAGAGGTACTTGCTGAAGGTGCCTGGTTCTTTAGTTGGGCTTATTGTATCCACTGTTGTTGCAGCTTTGTTCTTTAAAGGGCATGTCGCAACCATTGGCTCCTCATTTGGAGCCATACCGAATTCCTTGCCGGACTTTCACATTCCCGAAATAACGTGGGAACGAATCGGAACATTAATTCGACCGGCATTCATAATTGCAATGTTAGGTGGAATTGAATCGCTCTTGTCAGCAGTTGTAGCAGATGGAATGACGGGAAAACGTCATAACAGTAACCGTGAGTTAATTGGACAAGGAATCGCTAATATAATCACTCCCCTCTTTGGTGGTATTCCTGCAACAGGAGCCATAGCGAGAACGGCAACTAACATCAAAAACGGAGCCGTATCACCTTTATCTGGCATCATCCACGGCGTAGTGGTGTTCCTAGTTCTTATTTTGTTTGCTCCTTACGCTTCAGAAATTCCACTTGCCAGCATGGCTCCGATCCTCATGTTTGTCGCTTGGAACATGAGTGAGCGAAAGGAATTTACCCATGTTCTGAAAACCAAAACAAGTGACTCCATCGTGCTTGCAATCACATTTTTATTAACGGTTTTTACAAACTTAACAACAGCAGTTGAAGTTGGCTTAATCTTGGCAGTGTTAATGTTTGTTAAGCAAATGAGCGGAATTTTAACCGTTGCAAAAGTTTTACCCGATCCCGCCTCGGAAAAGGTTAAAGCCCATATGGTTACAGAAGGACATGATTGCCCACAGCTCAATATTTACACAATCGAAGGTCCTCTTTTCTTCGGTGCCGCCAACATGTTTGAGAAGTCCATAATGGACACCATTCACCTTCGACCTAAAATCTTACTTCTTCGGTTGGGTAAAGTGCCAATCATGGACACAACTGGTGAATTCAATTTATCTAGTTTGGTCAAACACTTCAAAAAGTTAGGCGGTATCGTGCTGATTTCCGGCATTCTACCACAGCCACTGGAGGTATTAAAGAAGACAGGACATTATGAACTTATTGGAGCTGAACATTTCTTTGCACACACGGGAGAAGCGATTGACTATTCTTTGCTCCAACTGGACTATAACAAATGCTTGGGTTGCAAACATTTCGCCTTCCGAGAATGCTCGGCGTTATCCAATGCGAAATCTCAACAGGGTGTTGTTCCGTACCGCGTTGATCCCAAAAAACAACGGTAA
- a CDS encoding DJ-1/PfpI family protein translates to MKIAYILFEKMTTLDFVGFYEAVSWLRILNVKEDVSWDLCANHEEITDDRGMTIKVKHVYPDLSKYDLIFIPGGMPTRELRYDAEFVSWIQSARNVEYKVSVCTGALLLGAAGFLTGKMATTNPSAYELLIPYCTEVVKARIVRDGNTFTGGGVSASIDLGLYLVESLTNIDVAKKIQKMMDYPYYQAGKLSNIFMPYE, encoded by the coding sequence ATGAAAATAGCTTATATTCTTTTTGAAAAGATGACAACATTGGATTTTGTCGGCTTTTATGAAGCGGTATCTTGGCTAAGAATTCTAAATGTTAAAGAAGATGTGTCGTGGGATCTCTGTGCAAATCACGAGGAAATTACAGACGACCGTGGTATGACAATAAAGGTAAAGCATGTTTACCCAGATCTATCTAAGTATGATTTGATATTTATTCCTGGCGGTATGCCTACCAGAGAACTGAGATACGATGCAGAGTTTGTCTCTTGGATCCAAAGTGCTCGCAATGTAGAGTACAAAGTGTCTGTTTGTACGGGTGCTTTACTTTTAGGTGCCGCGGGGTTCTTAACTGGTAAAATGGCAACAACGAACCCATCTGCTTACGAATTGTTGATTCCTTATTGCACAGAGGTAGTTAAGGCCCGAATTGTACGGGATGGGAATACTTTCACGGGCGGAGGTGTTTCAGCTTCTATTGATTTAGGTTTGTACCTTGTTGAATCATTAACGAATATAGATGTGGCGAAAAAGATTCAAAAGATGATGGATTACCCTTACTATCAGGCGGGGAAATTGTCTAATATTTTCATGCCCTACGAGTAA
- a CDS encoding metalloregulator ArsR/SmtB family transcription factor translates to MNQYQNIQLFKSDFFKALAHPMRIRILEVLSEGNKNVNELQSILGSEGSAVSQQLAVLRNKNVVYGLKEGTTVVYSLRDPLIKDLLAVAKQIFDNHLVDAISLLEGIRKE, encoded by the coding sequence ATGAACCAATATCAAAATATTCAGCTGTTCAAGTCCGATTTTTTCAAGGCATTGGCACATCCAATGCGAATTCGTATTCTGGAAGTATTGAGTGAAGGCAATAAAAATGTAAATGAGCTGCAAAGCATTTTGGGTTCGGAAGGCTCTGCCGTTTCTCAACAATTGGCGGTGTTACGCAATAAAAATGTTGTGTATGGCTTAAAGGAAGGAACAACGGTGGTATATTCATTACGTGACCCGCTGATTAAAGATTTATTAGCTGTGGCGAAGCAGATATTTGATAATCACCTTGTTGATGCCATTTCACTTCTCGAAGGAATTAGAAAAGAATAG
- a CDS encoding GrpB family protein: MGSSVIVVQYDPVWVRLYEKLRDFVLPVLSDLVVTIEHVGSTSVPGLAAKPIVDMDVVVSTQADVHIAIQRLATLGYVHEGDLETSGREPFIPPDNVPWHHLYVCTVENTEFRRHILFRDYLRNHPDDSKKYGDLKLELAQRFHNERAAYTNAKSEFVKEILKRAGWK; encoded by the coding sequence ATGGGCTCAAGTGTAATAGTCGTACAATATGATCCCGTTTGGGTTCGATTGTATGAAAAGTTACGAGACTTTGTTCTTCCGGTTTTAAGCGACCTTGTAGTCACGATAGAACACGTCGGGAGTACATCAGTTCCAGGGTTAGCAGCTAAGCCGATTGTTGATATGGATGTGGTCGTTTCTACGCAAGCTGATGTTCATATTGCTATTCAAAGGCTCGCCACCCTTGGCTACGTTCATGAAGGCGATTTAGAAACTTCTGGGCGGGAGCCTTTTATTCCCCCCGATAATGTACCTTGGCATCACCTATATGTGTGCACAGTAGAAAACACCGAATTTAGACGTCATATCCTGTTTCGAGATTATTTGAGGAATCATCCAGATGACTCCAAAAAGTACGGTGACTTGAAGTTAGAACTTGCACAACGATTTCACAATGAGCGTGCGGCATACACAAATGCTAAGAGCGAATTTGTGAAAGAGATACTGAAACGTGCCGGCTGGAAATGA
- a CDS encoding IS1380 family transposase, which yields MVPQTTNHAPERKTRRERRIEILEERRRIKNILKKLRPVTFDNDTVTEAGNFQFLARFKELIGLDALIESHFHLEQKANCVYPAGKLVDQLLDCALLGHTRFQHMNALQSDPGYQIVTGIDRFPDESTFRGFLNKLSWSHLIQLVALNRDLLANKAQTGEKRLVWIDIDDTVITLFGEQEGATNGYNPRYHGRPSYKIRVAFIAGSGELLHLQLNPGNTNGMKDLLSFVKEVEAMLPPEWIVEGIRADCGFADAAVMEYAEQRGWQYIFKLPKIATVKKAIAYLQQHPAFWETLAEKQEDITFATEDHRWAAADIPILLTNWEQARRCVIYREAHETERTTDDQLTLTLTTYSFQAIVTNVDLKPLPLLRSYNKRANIENRIDELKEGYAVEQNSQHSMLRNLLFSWIKAIAYNLMVWFKQTLMPESMQQCEVQTIRRAVIRVPGNVVGSGRYQHVRLAPNPGLAVIVRTMHQKFIALAERFRPSIQTA from the coding sequence ATGGTACCACAAACAACGAACCACGCACCAGAACGAAAAACACGCCGCGAACGCCGAATTGAAATTCTCGAGGAGCGTCGCCGAATCAAGAATATCCTGAAAAAGTTGCGACCGGTCACCTTCGACAACGACACCGTCACGGAAGCCGGGAACTTCCAGTTCCTCGCTCGGTTCAAGGAACTTATCGGTCTGGACGCCCTGATCGAAAGTCACTTCCATCTGGAGCAAAAAGCCAACTGTGTTTACCCAGCCGGAAAGCTTGTCGATCAACTGCTGGACTGCGCACTGCTCGGTCACACGCGCTTCCAGCATATGAATGCACTCCAGTCGGATCCGGGTTACCAGATCGTTACCGGTATCGACCGTTTTCCTGACGAAAGTACCTTTCGCGGCTTCTTGAACAAGCTCTCCTGGAGCCATCTCATTCAGCTCGTCGCTTTGAATCGGGATTTACTGGCAAACAAAGCGCAAACGGGCGAAAAGCGTCTGGTCTGGATCGACATCGATGATACGGTCATTACGTTATTCGGGGAACAAGAAGGTGCGACAAACGGCTACAATCCGCGTTACCACGGACGGCCTTCTTACAAGATCCGGGTTGCTTTCATCGCCGGAAGCGGCGAACTGCTCCATCTGCAACTGAATCCCGGTAACACGAACGGCATGAAAGATTTACTATCGTTCGTCAAGGAAGTTGAAGCGATGTTGCCGCCGGAATGGATTGTCGAAGGTATCCGGGCCGACTGCGGCTTTGCTGACGCCGCTGTTATGGAATACGCCGAACAACGCGGCTGGCAGTACATCTTCAAGTTGCCGAAGATAGCAACCGTCAAGAAGGCGATTGCTTACCTTCAGCAACATCCGGCATTCTGGGAAACGCTGGCGGAGAAGCAAGAGGACATCACGTTTGCGACCGAAGACCATCGTTGGGCCGCTGCCGACATCCCGATTCTCCTTACCAACTGGGAGCAAGCAAGACGCTGCGTCATCTACCGGGAAGCCCATGAAACCGAGCGTACGACTGATGACCAGTTGACCCTGACGCTCACGACGTATTCCTTTCAGGCGATCGTCACCAATGTGGATCTCAAGCCGTTGCCGTTACTCCGCTCCTACAACAAGCGGGCCAACATTGAGAATCGCATCGACGAGCTGAAAGAAGGCTATGCGGTAGAGCAAAACAGCCAACATTCGATGCTCCGCAACCTGCTGTTCAGTTGGATCAAAGCAATTGCCTACAACCTGATGGTCTGGTTTAAACAAACACTGATGCCGGAATCTATGCAACAATGCGAGGTGCAAACGATCCGCCGGGCCGTGATCCGGGTTCCCGGCAATGTCGTGGGTTCCGGACGGTATCAGCATGTTCGTCTTGCTCCCAATCCGGGACTCGCTGTCATCGTGAGGACAATGCATCAGAAGTTCATCGCACTTGCTGAACGGTTCAGGCCCAGCATACAAACGGCTTAG
- a CDS encoding IS630 family transposase (programmed frameshift), which translates to MELEVNKELQEVEKRLKHEKDRRMFERYQTIRLHLLGHDKNLIATILGRSERTVRTYLKHYQTSGLDGLQMKFSPGRNVRITKEQQTELKKTIIESLPHEVGFTAKFNWTLELISEYINREFGKHYSLRGVSLMMHRLGMSYTKPTYTLAAADEEKQKEFVENTFPELKKLENGEIDHLLFEDEAMIRDYQALQHTWFEKGKQRIIKTTGKHRGVKLFSTVNYVTGHIVWQEDDEYTADKFLVFLKKVVAAYPTGKIVMVLDNARIHHAKLLESFLKEQQGRLKLVFLPPYSPELNIVEGLWKWLKADVVNNVFYHTVAEIRKNVHTFMEQIKKDPLNIIDRLCIRMESGKLLEDL; encoded by the exons ATGGAGTTGGAAGTCAATAAGGAACTACAGGAAGTTGAGAAACGATTAAAACACGAAAAAGATCGTCGAATGTTTGAGCGATACCAGACCATTCGTTTGCATTTGCTTGGACACGATAAGAATCTGATTGCCACCATCCTTGGAAGATCGGAGCGTACGGTAAGGACGTACTTAAAGCACTATCAAACATCCGGTTTAGATGGATTGCAGATGAAATTCTCTCCGGGTCGCAATGTACGAATTACGAAGGAGCAGCAAACTGAGCTTAAGAAGACGATTATCGAATCCCTGCCCCATGAGGTTGGATTTACGGCAAAATTCAACTGGACGCTTGAATTAATCAGTGAGTACATTAACCGTGAGTTTGGGAAGCACTACTCCCTCAGAGGAGTCTCCTTGATGATGCATCGTCTGGGTATGAGCTACACAAAGCCAACGTATACCTTAGCTGCCGCTGACGAAGAGAAGCAAAAAGAGTTTGTCGAAAACACCTTTCCAGAGTTAAAAAAATTA GAAAACGGCGAAATTGATCATTTATTGTTTGAAGATGAAGCCATGATCCGTGATTATCAAGCTCTTCAACATACATGGTTTGAAAAAGGCAAGCAGCGGATCATCAAAACAACCGGCAAACATCGCGGAGTAAAGCTTTTTTCTACAGTAAATTACGTGACGGGTCATATCGTATGGCAGGAAGATGATGAATACACGGCGGATAAGTTCTTGGTGTTTCTGAAGAAAGTCGTAGCAGCATACCCTACAGGCAAAATAGTAATGGTGCTAGACAATGCCCGAATTCATCATGCGAAACTGCTTGAATCATTCCTTAAGGAGCAGCAAGGTCGGCTTAAACTGGTTTTTCTACCTCCGTACAGCCCCGAACTCAATATCGTAGAAGGTCTGTGGAAATGGTTGAAGGCGGATGTAGTCAATAATGTCTTTTACCATACAGTTGCCGAAATCCGAAAAAACGTGCATACGTTCATGGAACAGATCAAGAAGGATCCACTGAACATAATCGACCGTCTTTGTATCAGGATGGAATCAGGGAAATTGTTGGAAGACCTTTAA